Proteins from a single region of Hyphomicrobiales bacterium:
- a CDS encoding DUF2000 domain-containing protein, which yields MKTSDIRLAIIVNPDLPAGLIANTAGAIGIGLGAALPALAADRLTDMEGRTIETSSNRPVPILQADGDTIQALLLKAIPQDGIRAVVPFPAFARALHAYEDYTATFPSRDLAHEAIDGLGLAGPSKWVRSLTGSLKLLR from the coding sequence ATGAAAACGTCGGACATTCGCCTTGCCATCATCGTCAATCCGGACCTGCCAGCCGGCCTGATCGCCAACACCGCTGGCGCGATCGGCATCGGTCTCGGCGCGGCCTTGCCGGCTCTCGCGGCCGACAGGCTCACCGATATGGAAGGCCGCACCATCGAGACAAGTTCGAACCGCCCGGTCCCCATATTGCAGGCGGACGGCGACACCATCCAGGCACTGCTGCTGAAGGCGATCCCGCAGGACGGCATCCGCGCCGTCGTCCCCTTCCCCGCTTTCGCCCGCGCCCTGCACGCCTACGAGGACTACACGGCAACATTCCCCTCGCGCGACCTGGCGCACGAAGCGATCGACGGGCTCGGGCTTGCCGGACCATCGAAATGGGTCCGCTCGCTCACCGGGTCGTTGAAGCTGTTGAGATAG
- a CDS encoding EamA family transporter: protein MSETKPKAGFAFFDRPYLLLALTALFWGGNAVAGKAAVGAVPPMLLTAIRWFLTSLILFAFARPYLKRDWPVLKAHWLRLFLTGALGMATFNLLLYNALHHTSAINVAIEQSGMPMIIVLVNFLLFSEAVSRGVAIGVILSIAGVIVTATHGNPTTLFDLNLNYGDALMLAAVAIYALYSVTLRHRPKLHWMSFMTALALAAVITALPFAIYEYMQGIVFTPNTKGFVLMVYVTLFPSLLSQIFYVRGVELIGANRAGLFVNLVPLFGSVLAVIFIGEQPALYHAVGYALILAGVYVAQRS from the coding sequence ATGAGCGAAACGAAACCCAAGGCCGGCTTCGCATTCTTCGATCGACCTTACCTGCTCCTCGCCCTGACCGCCCTGTTCTGGGGCGGCAACGCGGTCGCGGGCAAGGCCGCCGTCGGCGCCGTGCCGCCGATGCTGCTGACCGCCATTCGCTGGTTCCTGACCAGCCTCATCCTGTTCGCCTTCGCCAGGCCTTACCTCAAGCGGGACTGGCCGGTTCTGAAGGCCCATTGGCTGCGCCTGTTCCTCACCGGCGCGCTCGGCATGGCGACCTTCAACCTGCTGCTCTACAACGCCCTGCACCATACCTCGGCGATCAATGTCGCGATCGAGCAATCGGGCATGCCGATGATCATCGTGCTGGTCAATTTCCTGCTGTTCAGCGAAGCCGTCAGCCGTGGTGTGGCCATCGGTGTCATCCTGTCGATTGCCGGCGTTATCGTCACCGCCACGCACGGCAATCCGACCACCCTGTTCGACCTCAACCTCAATTATGGCGACGCGCTGATGCTGGCCGCCGTGGCCATATACGCGCTTTATTCCGTCACGCTGCGCCACCGCCCGAAACTGCACTGGATGAGCTTCATGACGGCACTCGCGCTCGCCGCCGTCATCACCGCACTGCCGTTTGCGATCTACGAATACATGCAGGGAATTGTGTTCACGCCGAACACCAAGGGCTTCGTCCTGATGGTCTATGTGACGCTGTTCCCGTCACTGTTGTCGCAAATCTTCTACGTGCGCGGCGTCGAGCTGATCGGCGCCAACCGGGCCGGACTGTTCGTCAATCTGGTTCCGCTGTTCGGATCGGTTCTCGCCGTCATCTTCATCGGCGAGCAGCCCGCGCTCTACCACGCCGTCGGCTACGCCTTGATCCTTGCCGGCGTCTACGTCGCACAGCGTTCCTAG
- a CDS encoding phosphoserine transaminase, producing the protein MTDILKPGQRPDNPRFSSGPCAKRPGWTPAALTDAPLGRSHRAKVGKAKLARAIDLTREILQVPADYRIGIVPASDTGAVEMALWSLLGARGVDMLAWESFGSGWVTDVVKQLKLADVRELKAGYGDLPDLSAVDFSRDVVFTWNGTTSGVRVPNGDWIAADREGLTICDATSAAFAQRLDFDKLDVVTFSWQKVLGGEGGHGVLILSPRAVERLESYTPAWPMPKIFRMTKGGKLIEGIFKGETINTPSMLCVEDYLDALNWAQSVGSLDGLVGRADANTKVLADWVAKTPWVDFLAKVPETRSNTSVCLVISDPDVAALDSDAQAAFAKAMVSKLDAEGVAYDIGAYRDAPSGLRIWAGATVEAADLAALTPWLDWAFAETKASLAAAA; encoded by the coding sequence ATGACAGATATTCTGAAGCCCGGCCAACGGCCGGACAATCCCCGTTTTTCTTCTGGACCTTGCGCAAAACGCCCCGGGTGGACGCCCGCGGCGCTTACCGACGCGCCTCTTGGCCGGTCGCATCGCGCCAAGGTCGGCAAGGCGAAGCTCGCCCGCGCCATCGACCTCACCCGTGAAATCCTGCAGGTTCCGGCGGATTACCGCATCGGCATCGTGCCGGCGTCCGACACCGGCGCCGTCGAGATGGCGCTCTGGTCGCTGCTCGGCGCACGCGGCGTCGACATGCTCGCCTGGGAATCGTTCGGTTCTGGCTGGGTCACCGACGTGGTCAAGCAGCTCAAGCTCGCCGATGTGCGCGAGTTGAAGGCCGGCTACGGCGATCTGCCGGATCTCAGCGCGGTCGATTTCTCCCGCGACGTGGTCTTCACCTGGAACGGTACGACGTCGGGCGTCCGCGTCCCGAACGGCGACTGGATCGCCGCCGACCGCGAGGGCCTGACGATCTGCGACGCGACCTCTGCCGCGTTCGCCCAGCGTCTCGATTTCGACAAGCTCGATGTCGTCACCTTCTCCTGGCAGAAGGTTCTCGGCGGCGAGGGCGGCCATGGCGTGCTGATCCTTTCGCCGCGCGCCGTCGAACGGCTCGAGAGCTATACGCCGGCCTGGCCGATGCCGAAGATCTTCCGCATGACCAAGGGCGGCAAGCTGATCGAGGGCATCTTCAAGGGCGAGACGATCAACACGCCGTCCATGCTGTGCGTGGAAGACTATCTCGACGCGCTCAACTGGGCGCAGTCGGTCGGCAGCCTCGACGGTCTCGTCGGCCGCGCCGACGCCAACACCAAGGTGCTCGCCGACTGGGTCGCCAAGACCCCGTGGGTCGACTTCCTTGCCAAGGTGCCGGAGACGCGCTCCAACACGTCGGTCTGCCTCGTCATCTCCGATCCGGATGTGGCCGCGCTCGATTCTGACGCGCAGGCAGCCTTTGCCAAGGCGATGGTGTCGAAGCTCGACGCCGAGGGCGTTGCCTATGACATCGGCGCCTATCGCGACGCGCCGTCAGGCCTGCGCATCTGGGCTGGCGCGACGGTCGAGGCGGCTGATCTTGCCGCGCTGACCCCGTGGCTCGATTGGGCCTTTGCCGAGACCAAGGCGTCGCTGGCAGCCGCCGCGTAA
- a CDS encoding phosphoglycerate dehydrogenase: MAPKVLISDKLSPTAVKIFEDRGVEVDFLPDVGKDKDKLAEIINRYDGLAIRSATKVTEKIIAAAKNLKVIGRAGIGVDNVDVPAATAKGIIVMNTPFGNSITTAEHAIAMMFALARELPAADASTRAGKWEKSKFMGVELTAKTLGVIGCGNIGSIAAERAIGLRMRVIAFDPFLSPERARDIGVEKVELDELFRRADFITLHTPLTDKTRNIIDAKAIAKMKDGVRIINCARGGLVVEKDLAEALRSGKVGGAGIDVFEVEPAKENELFELPNVVCTPHLGASTSEAQENVALQVAEQMADYLVSGAVQNALNMPSITAEEAPKLTPFVKLADQLGSFAGQLTTTGIRGIRIEYEGAVADMNTKALTAAALTGVLRPLLQSVNMVSAPAMARERGIQIEEVRREQAGMFESYIRLTILTERQERSVAGTVFADAKPRIIQIKGINMDAELGPHMLYITNEDKPGFVGRLGVALGEAGVNIATFALGRKDRGGDAICLIEIDGPLSEDVREKVLALQGVVQAVPLEF; the protein is encoded by the coding sequence ATGGCACCGAAAGTACTCATTTCCGACAAGCTGTCCCCGACCGCCGTCAAGATCTTCGAAGATCGCGGCGTTGAGGTCGATTTCCTGCCCGACGTCGGCAAGGACAAGGACAAACTCGCCGAAATCATCAACCGTTACGACGGCCTGGCGATCCGCTCGGCCACCAAGGTGACGGAAAAGATCATCGCCGCGGCGAAAAATCTGAAGGTGATCGGTCGCGCTGGCATCGGCGTCGACAATGTCGACGTTCCGGCCGCGACGGCGAAGGGCATCATCGTGATGAACACGCCCTTCGGCAACTCGATCACCACCGCCGAGCACGCGATTGCGATGATGTTCGCGCTTGCTCGCGAACTGCCCGCCGCCGACGCCTCGACGCGGGCCGGCAAGTGGGAAAAGTCGAAGTTCATGGGTGTTGAGCTGACCGCCAAGACGCTCGGCGTCATCGGCTGCGGCAATATCGGCTCGATCGCGGCGGAACGCGCTATCGGCCTGCGCATGCGTGTCATCGCCTTCGACCCGTTCCTGTCGCCGGAGCGCGCCCGTGACATCGGTGTGGAGAAGGTCGAGCTCGACGAGCTGTTCCGCCGCGCCGATTTCATCACCCTGCACACGCCGCTGACCGACAAGACCCGCAACATCATCGACGCCAAGGCGATCGCGAAGATGAAGGATGGCGTGCGCATCATCAACTGCGCCCGCGGCGGTCTGGTCGTGGAAAAAGACCTCGCCGAAGCGCTGCGCTCGGGCAAGGTTGGCGGCGCCGGCATCGACGTGTTCGAGGTCGAGCCGGCGAAGGAAAACGAGCTGTTCGAGCTGCCGAACGTCGTGTGCACGCCGCATCTCGGCGCCTCGACCTCGGAAGCACAGGAGAACGTCGCGCTGCAGGTCGCCGAGCAGATGGCCGACTATCTGGTCAGCGGCGCGGTGCAGAACGCCCTCAACATGCCGTCGATCACCGCCGAGGAAGCGCCGAAGCTGACGCCGTTCGTCAAGCTCGCCGACCAGCTCGGCTCGTTTGCCGGCCAGCTCACCACCACCGGCATTCGCGGCATCCGCATCGAATATGAAGGTGCCGTCGCCGACATGAACACCAAGGCGCTGACGGCGGCTGCTCTGACCGGCGTGCTGCGTCCGCTGCTGCAGTCGGTCAACATGGTCTCGGCGCCTGCGATGGCGCGCGAACGCGGTATCCAGATCGAGGAAGTGCGGCGCGAGCAGGCCGGCATGTTCGAGAGCTACATCCGCCTCACCATCCTCACCGAGCGCCAGGAGCGGTCGGTGGCCGGTACGGTGTTTGCCGACGCCAAGCCACGCATCATCCAGATCAAGGGCATCAACATGGACGCCGAACTCGGTCCGCACATGCTCTACATCACCAACGAGGACAAGCCGGGCTTCGTTGGTCGTCTGGGCGTCGCGCTCGGCGAAGCCGGCGTCAATATTGCCACTTTTGCGCTTGGCCGGAAGGACCGCGGCGGCGATGCGATCTGCCTGATCGAGATCGACGGCCCGCTTTCGGAGGACGTTCGCGAGAAAGTGCTTGCGCTGCAGGGTGTCGTTCAGGCGGTTCCGCTGGAGTTTTAA
- a CDS encoding ABC transporter ATP-binding protein — translation MARPLSLLAALMMALFATLPARAGEPLTVLLDWFVNPDHAPLVIAKQAGYFDDAGLDVTLVPPADPSAPPRLVAAGEGDVAISYQPNLYQQVAEGLPLKRFGTIVATPLNSLVLLADGPVKSIADLKGRKVGFSVAGFEDALLAAVLKTEGLTLDDVERVNINFSLSPSLISGNVDAVIGAFRNFEITQLRIEGHEGKAFFLEEHGVPPYDELIFIAREDRLDDPKLAAFLSAVERATIFLTNHPEEAWKLFIAAHPDLDDELNRQAFTDTLPRFSKSPAAFDAARYARFATFMKDAGLIPEALPVSSYSVMPK, via the coding sequence ATGGCTCGACCGCTTTCTCTTCTCGCCGCGCTGATGATGGCGCTGTTCGCGACGCTGCCGGCGCGGGCCGGCGAGCCACTTACGGTGCTGCTCGACTGGTTCGTCAATCCCGATCACGCGCCTTTGGTGATCGCCAAGCAGGCCGGCTATTTCGACGATGCCGGTCTCGATGTGACGCTGGTGCCGCCGGCCGATCCGAGCGCGCCGCCGCGCCTCGTGGCTGCCGGTGAGGGCGATGTGGCCATCTCCTACCAGCCAAACCTTTATCAGCAGGTCGCCGAAGGTCTTCCCTTGAAGCGCTTCGGCACCATCGTCGCGACGCCGCTCAACTCGCTCGTTTTGCTGGCCGATGGGCCGGTCAAGTCGATCGCCGATCTGAAGGGCCGCAAGGTGGGCTTTTCGGTCGCCGGCTTTGAGGATGCGCTGCTTGCCGCCGTGTTGAAGACCGAAGGGCTGACGCTCGACGACGTGGAGCGGGTCAACATCAATTTCTCGCTGTCGCCGTCGCTGATCTCCGGCAATGTCGACGCGGTAATCGGCGCGTTCCGCAATTTCGAGATCACCCAGCTCAGGATCGAGGGGCACGAGGGCAAGGCCTTCTTCCTCGAGGAGCATGGCGTGCCGCCCTATGACGAGCTGATCTTCATCGCCCGTGAGGACCGGCTCGACGATCCGAAGCTTGCCGCGTTCCTGTCGGCTGTGGAGCGGGCGACGATCTTCCTTACCAATCATCCGGAAGAGGCCTGGAAGCTCTTTATCGCGGCGCATCCGGACCTCGACGACGAGCTCAACCGTCAGGCCTTCACCGATACGCTGCCGCGTTTCTCGAAGAGCCCGGCGGCGTTCGATGCCGCCCGCTATGCGCGCTTTGCGACCTTCATGAAGGATGCCGGGCTGATCCCGGAAGCGCTGCCGGTGTCGTCCTATTCGGTGATGCCGAAATAA
- a CDS encoding chemotaxis protein translates to MLRTVTPTGVERHLGADEIVVSKTDLKGTITYCNDVFMRLAGYSERELLGAPHSLIRHPDMPRCVFKLLWDTLAEGNEIFAYVVNLAKDGAHYWVFAHVTPSRTEDGTIVGYHSNRRAPNRRVVDEVITPLYKALLEEEAKHGNRKEGMAASTAMLLDICRQKGMPYEQLVHVL, encoded by the coding sequence CTGCTTCGGACGGTTACCCCCACCGGTGTCGAGCGCCATCTCGGTGCGGACGAGATCGTCGTTTCGAAAACAGACCTCAAGGGCACGATCACCTACTGCAACGATGTCTTCATGCGGCTGGCGGGCTATTCCGAGCGCGAACTGCTCGGCGCGCCGCACAGTCTGATCCGGCATCCCGACATGCCGCGCTGCGTATTCAAGCTGTTGTGGGACACGCTGGCCGAGGGCAACGAGATCTTTGCCTATGTGGTCAATCTCGCCAAAGACGGCGCGCATTACTGGGTCTTTGCCCATGTCACGCCGAGCCGGACCGAGGACGGCACCATCGTCGGCTACCATTCCAATCGGCGCGCGCCGAACCGGCGTGTCGTCGATGAGGTGATCACGCCGCTCTACAAGGCGCTGCTTGAGGAAGAAGCAAAGCACGGGAACCGCAAGGAGGGTATGGCCGCCTCCACCGCGATGTTGCTCGATATCTGCCGGCAGAAGGGGATGCCCTATGAGCAACTCGTCCACGTTCTCTAA
- a CDS encoding ABC transporter permease, translating into MGKFAPAAATTARIILGIAVLVGVWALLTTLFSPPAYLLPGPQRVFSVLVGRAGYLLGHAGITLIEILLGLGLGAVLGVITALAMNRLPRAGRLVMPLVIASQALPVFAIAPLLVIWLGYGLASKIAMATLIIYFPVVSAFHDGLNRTDAGLIDLAHLSGATPGQTLRLIRVPAALPSLVSGLRLAAAVAPIGAVVGEWVGASKGLGFVMVQANARMQTDIVFAALFLLVVMALAVRFAVEAATRRLVPWMPENR; encoded by the coding sequence ATGGGTAAGTTCGCTCCAGCCGCCGCGACGACGGCGCGGATCATTCTCGGCATCGCCGTTCTGGTCGGCGTTTGGGCGCTGCTGACGACGCTTTTCTCGCCGCCGGCCTATCTGCTGCCGGGGCCGCAGCGGGTGTTCTCCGTGCTCGTCGGCCGCGCGGGCTATCTGCTCGGCCATGCCGGCATCACGCTTATCGAAATCCTGCTCGGACTAGGGCTTGGCGCCGTGCTCGGCGTCATCACCGCGCTTGCCATGAACCGGCTGCCGCGCGCCGGTCGTCTGGTCATGCCGCTGGTGATCGCCAGTCAGGCGCTGCCGGTCTTTGCCATTGCGCCGCTGCTGGTGATCTGGCTCGGCTACGGGCTTGCCTCGAAGATCGCGATGGCGACGCTGATCATTTATTTCCCGGTCGTCTCGGCCTTCCATGACGGGCTCAACCGCACCGATGCCGGGCTGATCGATCTGGCGCATCTGTCGGGCGCGACGCCGGGCCAGACGCTGCGGCTCATCCGTGTGCCGGCGGCGCTGCCTTCTCTCGTGTCGGGTCTGCGGCTTGCCGCGGCCGTGGCGCCGATCGGCGCCGTCGTCGGTGAATGGGTCGGCGCGTCGAAGGGGCTCGGCTTCGTCATGGTGCAGGCGAATGCGCGCATGCAGACCGACATCGTTTTTGCCGCGCTTTTTCTTCTCGTCGTGATGGCGCTGGCCGTGCGTTTCGCTGTTGAGGCGGCGACACGGCGCCTCGTTCCCTGGATGCCGGAAAACCGATGA
- a CDS encoding cation diffusion facilitator family transporter, with protein MEKQKVALASLFASIGLTIGKTIVGVATGSLGVLSEAVHSLLDVGATAITYMAVRISDKPADSEHHFGHGKVESVTALIETGLLFLTCVWIVYEAAHRLLGDATDVTVTWWAVGVIAVSIVVDFNRSRALARAAKATHSEALAADALHFSSDMWSSSAVLIGLGATWAGYPAADALAALAVAVFVAMAGYRLGRRTIDTLIDTAPEGAMETVARIAEETPGILWLDRARIRPVGDTVFVDADVDVRRTLPFDRVTGIKAQFVKAVEDAFPNADVTVTARPVALDDETVFDKVMLIANRRGLAIHHLTVQHVAGKLSVSLDLELDGRMRFTQAHDIATALEEAISEELGEDVEVESHIEPAHLSGVDGLDADETVRADVEGVLVSLAAKQPLISDVHAVRVRSNDHGLFVTFHCCVERGLSVEAVHDAVDDLERAFRERRPSVRRVIAHAEPADHD; from the coding sequence ATGGAAAAGCAGAAAGTCGCGCTGGCGTCGCTGTTTGCCAGCATCGGTCTGACAATCGGCAAAACGATCGTGGGTGTCGCGACCGGCAGTCTCGGCGTCCTGTCGGAAGCCGTGCACAGCCTGCTCGATGTCGGCGCCACCGCGATCACCTATATGGCGGTGCGCATCAGCGACAAGCCGGCCGACAGCGAGCATCATTTCGGCCACGGCAAGGTCGAGAGCGTGACCGCGCTCATCGAGACGGGGCTCCTGTTCCTGACCTGCGTGTGGATCGTCTATGAAGCCGCGCACCGGCTCCTGGGTGATGCGACCGACGTCACCGTGACCTGGTGGGCGGTCGGCGTCATCGCGGTGTCGATCGTGGTCGACTTCAACCGCTCGCGGGCGCTGGCACGGGCGGCCAAGGCGACCCACAGCGAGGCACTGGCCGCCGACGCGCTGCATTTTTCCTCCGATATGTGGAGTTCGTCGGCCGTCCTGATTGGCCTTGGCGCGACCTGGGCGGGCTACCCGGCTGCCGATGCGCTGGCCGCGCTCGCGGTCGCGGTCTTCGTCGCCATGGCCGGCTACCGGCTCGGCCGGCGGACCATCGACACGCTGATCGACACGGCGCCGGAAGGTGCGATGGAAACGGTTGCCCGCATCGCGGAAGAAACGCCGGGTATCCTCTGGCTCGATCGGGCACGGATAAGACCGGTCGGCGATACCGTGTTCGTCGATGCCGATGTCGACGTGCGGCGCACGCTGCCCTTCGACCGGGTCACCGGGATCAAGGCGCAGTTCGTCAAGGCGGTGGAGGATGCCTTCCCCAATGCCGACGTGACCGTGACGGCGCGTCCCGTTGCGCTCGACGACGAGACGGTGTTCGACAAGGTGATGCTGATCGCCAACCGGCGCGGCCTCGCGATCCATCACCTGACCGTCCAGCATGTGGCGGGCAAGCTCTCGGTCAGCCTCGATCTCGAACTGGACGGCCGCATGCGGTTCACCCAGGCCCATGACATCGCGACCGCTCTCGAAGAGGCGATCAGCGAGGAACTCGGTGAGGATGTCGAGGTCGAAAGCCATATCGAACCGGCGCATCTGTCGGGTGTCGACGGACTGGATGCGGACGAGACGGTGCGTGCCGATGTCGAGGGCGTGTTGGTCTCGCTTGCCGCGAAGCAGCCTCTCATCAGCGATGTGCATGCGGTGCGGGTGCGCAGCAATGATCACGGGCTGTTCGTGACATTCCACTGTTGTGTGGAACGCGGGCTTTCCGTCGAAGCGGTGCACGACGCTGTCGACGATCTCGAACGTGCGTTCCGCGAACGGCGGCCCTCGGTGCGGCGCGTGATTGCCCACGCCGAACCGGCCGATCACGACTGA
- a CDS encoding AsnC family transcriptional regulator, whose amino-acid sequence MPSQRLEPVDIKILTALQEDGRATNQGLSEAVGLSTSPCWRRVRSLEDSGVITGYRAEVERREIGLGVLAFIRVRIDSHSEGEAEEFSRKVAELDEVVACYSIAGDTDFLLQVVSPDLDTYADFAMTVVRRLPRIKEMETTFVLKEIKPFRGYPLNFAGS is encoded by the coding sequence ATGCCTTCGCAGAGACTTGAGCCAGTTGACATCAAAATCCTGACGGCGCTGCAGGAAGACGGCCGCGCCACCAATCAGGGGCTCTCCGAGGCCGTGGGCCTGTCGACCTCGCCGTGCTGGCGCCGGGTGCGCAGTCTGGAAGACAGTGGGGTCATCACGGGCTATCGGGCGGAGGTCGAAAGGCGCGAAATCGGGCTTGGGGTGCTTGCCTTTATCCGCGTGCGGATAGACAGCCACAGCGAGGGCGAGGCGGAGGAGTTCTCCCGCAAGGTCGCCGAGCTTGACGAGGTCGTCGCCTGTTACAGCATTGCCGGCGATACGGACTTTCTGTTGCAGGTGGTTTCGCCCGATCTCGACACATATGCCGACTTCGCCATGACGGTGGTGCGCCGGTTGCCGCGTATCAAGGAAATGGAGACCACCTTCGTGTTGAAGGAGATCAAGCCGTTTCGCGGTTATCCGTTGAATTTCGCCGGATCGTGA
- a CDS encoding adenylosuccinate synthase, producing MSNVVVVGSQWGDEGKGKIVDWLSERADVVVRFQGGHNAGHTLVIDGVSYKLSLLPSGVVRQGKLGVIGNGVVMDPHALIDEIGRIGAQGVTITPENLRIAENVTLILSVHRNLDQMREAAAGKGKIGTTGRGIGPAYEDKVGRRAIRLMDLANLSTLKDKIARLLAHHNAIRRGLGEPEVEVDTIYEELASVADKVLPFMDSVWQLLDAKRRSGARILFEGAQGALLDIDHGTYPYVTSSNTVAGQAATGSGIGPGAVGFVLGITKAYTTRVGEGPFPTELKDEVGQYIGERGHEFGTVTGRARRCGWFDAVLVRQTIRTGGINGIALTKLDVLDGLEEIKVCVGYRLDGKEIDYLPAAQSAQWRVEPIYETLEGWKESTEGARSWADLPAQAVKYVRHIEELIGAPVALLSTSPERDDTILVQDPFQD from the coding sequence ATGTCGAATGTGGTGGTCGTTGGTTCCCAGTGGGGCGACGAGGGCAAGGGCAAGATTGTCGACTGGTTGAGCGAACGCGCCGATGTCGTGGTGCGCTTCCAGGGCGGTCATAATGCCGGCCACACTCTGGTGATCGATGGTGTGAGCTACAAGCTCAGCCTGCTGCCGTCGGGCGTCGTGCGTCAGGGCAAGCTTGGCGTCATCGGCAATGGCGTGGTGATGGACCCGCACGCGCTGATCGACGAGATCGGCCGTATCGGTGCGCAGGGCGTGACGATCACGCCGGAGAATCTGCGCATTGCCGAGAACGTGACGCTGATCCTGTCGGTGCACCGCAATCTCGACCAGATGCGCGAGGCGGCCGCCGGCAAGGGCAAGATCGGCACGACCGGCCGCGGCATCGGCCCGGCTTACGAAGACAAGGTCGGCCGCCGGGCGATCCGGCTGATGGATCTGGCCAATCTCTCGACGCTGAAGGACAAGATCGCCCGCCTGCTGGCGCATCACAACGCGATCCGCCGTGGTCTCGGCGAGCCGGAAGTCGAAGTCGATACGATCTACGAGGAGCTTGCCTCGGTCGCCGACAAGGTGCTGCCGTTCATGGATTCGGTGTGGCAGCTGCTCGATGCGAAACGCCGCTCTGGCGCGCGAATCCTGTTCGAGGGTGCGCAGGGCGCGCTGCTCGATATCGATCACGGCACGTATCCCTATGTGACGTCGTCGAACACGGTGGCCGGTCAGGCCGCGACCGGTTCGGGCATCGGCCCGGGCGCCGTCGGCTTCGTGCTCGGCATCACCAAGGCCTATACGACGCGTGTCGGCGAAGGGCCGTTCCCGACCGAGCTGAAGGACGAAGTTGGCCAGTATATCGGCGAGCGCGGCCATGAATTCGGTACCGTGACGGGCCGTGCGCGGCGTTGCGGCTGGTTCGATGCCGTGCTCGTGCGGCAGACGATCCGGACCGGTGGCATAAACGGTATCGCCTTGACAAAGCTTGATGTTCTCGACGGGCTCGAGGAAATCAAGGTGTGTGTCGGTTATCGTCTCGACGGCAAGGAAATCGACTATCTGCCGGCCGCGCAGTCGGCACAGTGGCGCGTCGAGCCGATTTACGAAACACTCGAAGGGTGGAAAGAATCGACTGAAGGCGCCCGGAGCTGGGCCGATCTTCCTGCGCAGGCGGTGAAATATGTCCGCCACATCGAGGAACTGATCGGTGCACCGGTTGCTTTGTTGTCGACGAGTCCGGAACGGGATGACACAATTCTTGTGCAAGACCCGTTTCAGGACTAA